In the genome of Spea bombifrons isolate aSpeBom1 chromosome 11, aSpeBom1.2.pri, whole genome shotgun sequence, one region contains:
- the CCAR1 gene encoding cell division cycle and apoptosis regulator protein 1, with translation MAQFGGQKNPPPWATQFTATAVSQPAPLGVQQPSLLGASPTIYTQQSALAAAGLATPSPGNYQLTQTAALQQQAAAAAAAAALQQQYTQPQQTIYSVQQQLQQPQQTLLTQQTVTLPTSLALSTPQQAAQITVSYPTPRSSQQQTQTQKQRVFTGVVTKLHETFGFVDEDVFFQLTAVKGKSPQVGDRVLVEATYNPNMPFKWNAQRIQTLPNQNPPPAQPLLKNPPAVLQPVTQQAAFGVQSQQAPQAQTLLQAQISAASLTPLLQTQPSPLLQQPQQKGGLLQTPVRIVSQPQPVRRLEPPSRFSGRNDRGDSVSSRKDDRNRERDRERRRSRDRSPPRKRSRERSPRRERERSPRRPRRVTPRYTVQFSKFSLDCPGCDTMELRRRYQNLYIPSDFFDAQFTWIEAFPIARPFHLGNYSNFYVMHKEVDPLEKNTALLDPPDVDHTYSAKVMLLASPSLEDLYHKSCALAEDPVEVREGFQHPARLVKFLVGMKGKDEAMAIGGHWSPSLDGPDPVKDPSVLIKTAVRCCKALTGIDLSLCTQWYRFAEIRYHRPEETHKGRTVPAHVETVVLFFPDVWHCLPTRSEWENLCRGYKQQLADKLQGERKETDGEQEEDDKEDGEAKEICNPTHWSKLDPKIMKVNDLRKELESRSLSSKGLKSQLIARLTKQLRVEEQKEEQKELEKCEKEEEEEEERKSEDDKEEEERKRQEDIERQRREKRYILPDEPAIIVHPNWSAKNGKFDCSIMSLSVLLDYRIEDNKEHSFEVSLFAELFNEMLQRDFGVRIYKELLALPEKEEKKEKKIKKEEKKEKKDEKEDEDDPKPKRRKSTDDKSKVDEREERKRDDRRKEEYRDDDEMEDDNQEDYEPIGAEEDDGDYDEDDDDDSSCKDKREDKKDSRRYSKEWLPKDKEKEKKQMVTVNRDLLMAFVYFDQSHCGYLLEKDLEEIMYTLGLHLSRAQVKKLFNKVLLKESCFYRKLTDAGTEDRSHEEPEPFREDILGNRLLLLSKASGSGVSTTEDNGGLVLYNGAMVDVGSLLQKLEKSEKARSELEQQLQALAAKTEEDEKNISQLEASNKNLSGELKEFKNNLSHVRGSLKATEETNSLYEHQLNKTIKNLSAAMEEIQGVLNRNPATSEDQKSKENGASL, from the exons ATGGCTCAGTTTGGAGGACAGAAGAACCCACCACCTTGGGCTACCCAGTTCACAGCAACAGCAGTTTCACAACCAG CACCCCTAGGAGTCCAGCAGCCATCCTTACTTGGAGCTTCACCTACAATCTACACTCAACAGTCGGCACTTGCAGCTGCCGGCCTCGCCACCCCATCCCCAGGAAACTACCAGCTGACACAAACCGCCGCTCTGCAACAACAAGCTGCGGCCGCcgctgctgcagctgctctcCAGCAG caataCACCCAGCCCCAGCAGACAATATACAGCGTCCAGCAACAG ttacAACAACCTCAACAAACCTTGTTAACTCAG CAGACCGTCACGCTGCCGACAAGTCTCGCTCTGTCTACACCCCAGCAGGCAGCGCAAATTACCGTCTCGTACCCAACCCCTCGATCCAGTCAGCAACAAACCCAAACCCAGAAGCAGCGTGTCTTCACCGGGGTCGTGACCAAACTCCATGAAACATTTGGATTCGTGGATGAAGATGTCTTCTTTCAGCTCAc gGCTGTTAAAGGGAAGTCCCCACAGGTTGGAGACAGAGTATTAGTTGAAGCCACTTATAATCCTAACATGCCATTCAAATGGAACGCCCAAAGGATACAGACTCTTCCTAACCAG AATCCACCCCCAGCGCAGCCACTTCTGAAGAACCCTCCAGCTGTCCTGCAGCCTGTCACACAGCAAGCTGCTTTTGGGGTGCAGTCTCAGCAAGCTCCACAAGCACAGACTCTTCTGCAGGCACAGATCTCGGCTGCCTCTCTCACTCCTCTGCTTCAGACACAGCCTTCTCCTTTATTACAACAACCACAGCAAAAAG GTGGGTTATTGCAAACTCCTGTTCGTATTGTGTCTCAGCCTCAGCCCGTTCGACGATTGGAACCACCCTCCAGATTCTCTGGGAGAAACGATAGAGGGGATTCAGTATCCAGTAGGAAAGATGATCGGAA CCGAGAGAGAGACCGAGAGAGGCGCAGATCACGTGATAGATCGCCTCCCAGAAAAAGGTCAAGAGAAAGATCACCACgtcgtgagagagagagatcccCGCGAAGACCTAGACGAGTTACTCCTCGCTATACTGTTCAGTTTTCCAAGTTCTCTCTAGATTG TCCAGGATGTGACACTATGGAACTGAGACGGCGGTATCAGAATCTCTACATTCCCAGCGATTTCTTTGATGCGCAGTTCACATGGATAGAAGCCTTTCCCATTGCACGCCCGTTTCATCTTGGGAATTACAGCAATTTTTATGTAATGCACAAGGAAGTTGACCCACTTGAGAAAAACACTGCCCTTCTGGATCCTCCGGATGTAGATCACACATACAGCGCAAAG GTTATGCTGCTGGCAAGCCCTTCTTTGGAGGATCTGTATCATAAGTCATGTGCCCTTGCAGAGGACCCCGTAGAGGTTAGGGAAGGATTCCAGCATCCAGCAAGACTTGTTAAG TTTTTAGTGGGAATGAAAGGTAAAGATGAAGCCATGGCGATTGGAGGACATTGGTCTCCTTCCCTAGATGGACCTGACCCAGTTAAAGACCCATCGGTGCTGATCAAGACAGCTGTCCGCTGTTGTAAGGCTCTGACTGGCATTGACTTGAGCTTGTGTACCCAGTG GTACCGTTTTGCAGAGATTCGCTACCATCGCCCTGAGGAGACCCACAAGGGGCGTACGGTTCCTGCTCATGTGGAGACAGTGGTTTTATTTTTCCCGGATGTTTGGCATTGCCTTCCCACACGCTCAGAGTGGGAAAACCTGTGCCGTGGATACAAGCAGCAGCTGGCCGACAAGCTTCAGGGTGAACGCAAGGAAACTGATGGAGAACAG GAAGAAGACGACAAAGAGGACGGAGAAGCGAAAGAAATTTGTAATCCTACTCATTGGTCAAAGCTTGACCCGAAGATAATGAAG GTAAATGATCTTCGCAAGGAGCTGGAGAGCCGATCTCTCAGCTCCAAAGGTCTTAAATCACAGCTTATAGCGCGTCTCACTAAGCAGCTTCGGGTAGAGGAACAAAAAGAAGAACAGAAGGAGCTTGAGAAGtgtgaaaaagaagaggaagaggaggaagaaaggAAGTCTGAAGATGACAaagag GAAGAGGAGAGAAAGCGCCAAGAGGATATAGAGCGTCAAAGACgtgaaaaaagatatattttaccAGACGAACCAGCAATTATTGTTCACCCAAACTGGTCAGCCAAGAATGGAAAGTTTGACTGCAGCATCATGTCGCTTAGTGTATTATTAGATTACCGCATAGAGGACAATAAGGAACACTCATTTGAG GTCTCGCTATTTGCTGAACTCTTCAATGAAATGCTGCAGAGAGATTTTGGAGTGCGGATTTATAAGGAGCTCTTGGCCCtcccagagaaagaggagaaaaaagaaaagaaaataaagaaggaagagaagaaggagaagaaagatGAGAAAGAGGATGAGGATGACCCAAAACCCAAACGGAGAAAATCTACAGACGACAAGTCAAAAGTGGATGAGAGAGAGGAACGAAAG AGAGATGACCGAAGAAAAGAGGAGTACAGAGATGATGATGAAATGGAAGACGACAACCAAGAAGATTATGAACCCATTGGAGCAGAAGAAGATGATGGTGACTATGATG aagatgatgatgatgattcaAGCTGCAAGGATAAGCGTGAAGACAAGAAAGACAGCAGGAGGTACAGCAAAGAATGGTTACCAAAAGATAAG gagaaagagaagaaacagaTGGTAACGGTAAACCGAGATCTTCTAATGGCTTTTGTATACTTTGACCAAAGTCACTGTGGCTACCTCCTAGAGAAAGATTTAGAAGAAATAATGTACACACTTGGTCTGCATCTCTCACGTGCTCAG GTGAAGAAactgtttaataaagtattgCTCAAAGAATCATGCTTTTACCGCAAACTCACGGACGCTGGTACTGAGGACAGAAGCCATGAAGAACCAGAACCCTTTCGTGAAGATATTCTAG GTAACCGCTTGCTTCTGCTGTCTAAAGCTTCAGGATCTGGAGTTTCAACCACAGAAGACAATGGTGGTCTTGTTCTGTATAATGGTGCAATGGTTGATGTTGGAAGTCTCCTTCAGAAACTTGAGAAGAGTGAGAAAGCTAGATCAGAGTTAGAACAACAACTTCAGGCCCTTGCAGCTAAAACAG AGGAAGATGAAAAGAACATTTCCCAACTAGAAGCATCAAATAAAAACTTGTCTGGAGAATTGAAAGAATTCAAAAATAATCTCAGCCACGTGCGTGGCAGTTTGAAAGCAACCGAAGAGACAAATTCTCTTTATGAACACCAGCTCAATAAAACCATCAAAAACCTCTCCGCAGCCATGGAAGAGATTCAAGGGGTTCTAAACAGG AACCCAGCAACATCAGAAGATCAAAAGTCAAAGGAAAATGGAGCCAGTCTTTGA